The following coding sequences lie in one Lytechinus pictus isolate F3 Inbred unplaced genomic scaffold, Lp3.0 scaffold_20, whole genome shotgun sequence genomic window:
- the LOC135157857 gene encoding putative transferase CAF17, mitochondrial, with product MMEVLSVFAKHMKLASIHQLCNRCYRNLDKDGILRRALQTSVVGRQNCSSNEGLNHQGISVLNGSKMLGRSLVLVKGRDASDLLQGLTTNDIEQLDKEGGQEVIYSMFLNKQGRVLYDVLCYQWSRDESDEIPSFVLECDSAISQELQKHLKLYRIRKKVDITSLDSEYQVWSIFSPGTTPSPGSQSGQSHLFTDPRVRGLGQRVINSRDGQVPDVEEVSEEHYRTHRYQWGVAEGVDELPPGECLPLESNLAYMNGVSFTKGCYLGQELTARTHHTGVIRKRIMPIQFTGNAIPTIPAGTSIKTSEGKNVGKLRCHLHQNGLALLRTALIGNKLKISTEDKGEAELEAKRPSWWPEDINK from the exons ATGATGGAAGTTCTTTCTGTCTTTGCAAAGCATATGAAGTTGGCCTCTATCCACCAGCTATGTAACCGATGTTACAGGAATCTCGACAAAGATGGGATACTGAGAAGAGCTTTACAGACTAGCGTGGTCGGGAGACAAAACTGTTCTTCAAACGAAGGTCTAAATCATCAAGGAATTTCAGTTTTGAATG GGTCAAAGATGTTGGGTCGTAGTCTTGTGTTGGTGAAAGGTCGCGATGCTTCTGACCTCCTCCAAGGGTTAACGACCAATGACATAGAACAGCTTGACAAGGAGGGAGGTCAAGAGGTCATCTATTCCATGTTTCTAAATAAACAA GGCCGGGTTCTGTATGATGTTTTGTGCTACCAATGGAGCAGAGATGAGAGCGATGAGATACCATCATTTGTTTTAGAATGTGATAGTGCCATCTCACAGGAATTGCAAAAGCATCTCAAATTATACAGGATAAGAAAGAAG GTGGATATCACATCCTTGGATTCAGAGTACCAGGTTTGGTCCATCTTTAGTCCAGGTACCACTCCTAGTCCAGGTTCTCAGTCTGGTCAGTCTCATTTATTCACTGACCCCAGGGTCAGAGGCTTAGGTCAGAGGGTCATCAACTCCCGTGACGGCCAAG TCCCTGATGTGGAAGAGGTTAGCGAAGAGCACTACAGGACCCATCGTTATCAGTGGGGCGTGGCTGAAGGGGTCGACGAGCTTCCACCGGGTGAATGTCTCCCTCTTGAGTCCAACCTAGCTTACATGAATGGAG TGAGTTTCACAAAGGGCTGCTATTTGGGCCAGGAACTGACTGCTAGGACACATCATACAGGTGTCATTAGGAAAAGGATTATGCCAATCCAGTTTACAGG GAATGCAATACCTACTATCCCAGCTGGTACGAGCATCAAGACCTCAGAGGGAAAGAATGTGGGTAAATTAAGATGTCACCTACATCAGAATGGACTTGCCCTCTTGAGGACAGCTCTTAT AGGTAACAAACTCAAGATCAGCACAGAAGATAAAGGGGAAGCTGAGCTGGAAGCGAAGAGACCGTCGTGGTGGCCGGAGGACATCAACAAATGA